The window GTTCCTGCATATGCCCTTCCTGCAGATGCTTCTGAAACAGTTCTCATGAGAGTGGTTGTCAGGGAAAGCTTCAGCAGGGATATGGCAGACCTATTCCTTGATAGCCTGAAGAAGGCCATGGATTCATTATCTGGAAAGCACGTCAAAAAATCAGGAGTATCCCCTAGAAAGGGACACCCCGTATCATAAACTTTTTTTATTTCTTCTTGAAAGTTCCTTCATGATATCAGAAAATTTTATTCCTTCATATGCAAGATATACAGCAAGATGGTACATCAGGTCGGCAGTTTCATAAATTATCCTCTCCTTTCCCTGTGCCAGCACAGTTTCCACCGCTTCCTCACCGACCTTTTTCCTTATGTTCTCACCGCCAGAGTTAAAAAGTTCGGTTGTGTATGAATTGGATCTTGGATGGGTCTTTGTCTGGTTTACAAGTTCCTCCAGGTCCAGGAGAACCTCCATGGAGTAGTCAATATTTTTTCCCTGTTCAATGGTGCCGATTTTCCTAAAACAGCTTCTGGTTCCAAGATGGCATGCATTTCCCTTCTGATCTACCCTGAAGAGAAGTGAGTCGCTGTCACAGTCAACCATAACATCGTGAATTTTCTGGATATTTCCGCTCACTTCTCCCTTCATTCTTATTCTTCCCTTGCTCCTGGAATAATAATGCATTAATCCTGTTTCAATGCTTTTTTGATATGCTTCCCTGTTCATATATCCCAATGTCAAGACTTCTCCCGTACTGTAATCCTGCACAATCACAGGGATTACCCCATCAAAATTAAAATTATAATCTAACATTTATACCATGCTCACGTAAATATTTCTTTATATCCATCGCACTGTACATTCCTCTGTGGAATATTGAGGCTGCCAGCGCGCCATCAGCCCCAGCATTGAATGCACCAAGGAAATCCTCTGGGCCCCCGGCGCCACCCGATGCTATTACGGGTATGTCCACATTTGCAGCCATATCCCTTATCAGGTTAGTATCAAATCCGCTCATTGTGCCATCTGTGTTAATAGATGTAACAAGCAATTCACCTGCACCCAGCGATGCCACAGTTTTTCCCCATTCAA of the Ferroplasma sp. genome contains:
- the hisIE gene encoding bifunctional phosphoribosyl-AMP cyclohydrolase/phosphoribosyl-ATP diphosphatase HisIE — translated: MLDYNFNFDGVIPVIVQDYSTGEVLTLGYMNREAYQKSIETGLMHYYSRSKGRIRMKGEVSGNIQKIHDVMVDCDSDSLLFRVDQKGNACHLGTRSCFRKIGTIEQGKNIDYSMEVLLDLEELVNQTKTHPRSNSYTTELFNSGGENIRKKVGEEAVETVLAQGKERIIYETADLMYHLAVYLAYEGIKFSDIMKELSRRNKKSL